The following proteins are encoded in a genomic region of Oncorhynchus kisutch isolate 150728-3 linkage group LG4, Okis_V2, whole genome shotgun sequence:
- the LOC116373917 gene encoding uncharacterized protein LOC116373917 yields the protein MDDHLTSEAVNEMEQSNSTRSRATSVMETTEEGKLNNVEHLTLMDFLQNLTEKQWRGIREGMFDPLTKQQLAGLCLRIVQFLSDKLMQIIIPGLYELLGIQDAASSPLSQRSLTASLTSLLDDKTNTKSRVRFTEAGVPKRPGSRKSYNSFRIPTPYPSSNCMDQEEEEEQESQLKSKEIYLTKGSGSYLPKGAMRILTSLSDVQKKTTNSETLQVLLGVSEDTLVTCVQDSLQGSLSKLACMSNSPSGSAGSMMLTPAVMAELAKDVKSALSVVVKSASSSQTSLVTPVRGDSQTKVTESMVRELAAKLEKVDQESKSLTGQVMTTISDPMVAFVDENEQNLLEDLKDKITYLASHVGFIDDLDALIRKYESSYNIGESGSSCTLTSKSIQKLSSREFQTSAIQAVSGVLAKKVSSLSFPSSVVQSQLTGAVSGQTLSGIVKTESIHPVGSAASVVVKTFVSDMKSLAESEESPQQKSAWSAAVHIYHSIQNNLKDYFGKLQRCALKSIVTSDDNITNAEFKETVPLPCLNMKYRPSKSEPQLPESTGAVTLQRGLSESSKLLWAHTESEESKLLLTTCTKEVISALLVLYNTEMSKEDPLYTVGEKGSGFSIEREKFVEGVLAQLGDISHSRASSPIVCEFPCQNEDSRSKATASLTSLLDCIRKLSSEEFKRNATQAVSEFLVKKSTSSLTSAQPAYSVASRSCSIQNQYTWSKDICADSAAFGIIETFVEDLQSSAQPAEVEEREPDLQENAQKLQSRIWSATTSLYNNIQKTLKDFIIHQRRSDMLSRMSSHIPTEDSGHLGTKEHICLASQDLRQASKSVPHLHSLNLEVALHRGVSESSKLLWTETDEALLTNSTKEVISTILTSCEDQTSNAPCFSTVGKKISDMSLEVNMLVGGVLSQLKDTSLSRSPTPCQDTFERLQGSPELTTAVSLDCSTAASKGTASSHSLSTKSLQKLSSHEFQTKAEKGVSEVISRSFNIVEEGATDKYLQSVSTSTTSTDIIQTMVKDQQELTQTTQSSDMVSGTSLLTTGQVSEKRIWSAACNIYYSLQSKITEFLRKDLQRSDTTLGSIQISTYQSSPASQRASIGHLEVNQSSVTPSGNDACVDIPHKLLPKTTELSGSMLEDIGTIRCRSADSQNTRNTSSSRSSISLTPTSKLRQSKWHFALPGTPIPTEFPAQIDFPIVRNTIIEDFFHTEDLLPVTFVDKVRQAAGVVVDIMVESVENTQEDGQGASHLDDLRSAVRKLRKIISTWTIHIFSHEFVDKVIALQDSHSTPQVLTLEAAKSASDSILSRLKWGKEQCAKSKELSSQLLQIFAEETVKGVLRQWSDDYENINFDVSVQNDPKTSTCMVILQMITKATAKCYFESTTSVATSDIVEGVFDLERDTISSTGEQVLTFNTKGSKKVSKNLCPQESLEYQPQNISPTVYFTETMTTSHGSFSPEGIYDIASSFPLEEKSRKPSLFTRLSRSITKGFLSPFKSSRKTK from the exons atggatgaCCACCTGACCTCTGAAGCTGTCAATGAGATG GAGCAGAGCAATTCTACCAGGAGCAGAGCAACCTCAGTGATGGAAACCACAGAAGAGGGGAAGCTCAACAATGTGGAACATCTGACACTTATGGACTTCCTTCAAAACCTAACTGAGAA GCAATGGAGGGGGATTCGTGAGGGCATGTTTGACCCG CTGACAAAACAACAGCTTGCCGGCTTGTGTCTGAGGATTGTCCAGTTTTTATCGGACAAGCTGATGCAGATCATCATCCCAGGTCTTTACGAACTACTGGGCATCCAAGATGCTGCCTCCTCTCCATTGTCACAGAGATCTCTCACAGCGTCACTCACCAGTCTGTTAGACGATAAGACTAACACCAAGTCCCGCGTGAGATTTACTGAGGCTGGTGTACCTAAGAGGCCAGGCAGTCGAAAGTCGTACAATAGCTTTCGCATCCCGACTCCCTACCCTTCCTCCAACTGTATGGatcaggaagaggaagaagagcaggAATCACAACTTAAGTCCAAGGAGATTTACCTGACTAAGGGCAGTGGAAGCTACCTGCCCAAGGGGGCCATGAG gattctaacctctctgtctgatGTGCAGAAAAAAACAACCAACTCTGAGACGCTACAAGTCCTCTTAGGTGTCTCAGAGGACACCCTCGTCACCTGTGTGCAGGACAGCCTGCAAGGTTCTCTCTCCAAACTTGCatgcatgtccaattctccatctGGAAGTGCAGGCTCTATGATGCTAACCCCTGCTGTAATGGCAGAGTTGGCTAAAGATGTCAAGTCGGCCTTATCAGTGGTCGTTAAGAGTGCCTCCTCTAGCCAAACCTCTCTAGTGACACCGGTAAGGGGAGACTCacagaccaaggtgactgagagcATGGTGAGAGAGCTGGCTGCTAAACTTGAAAAAGTTGACCAAGAGAGCAAGAGTCTAACAGGGCAAGTCATGACCACCATCTCTGACCCAATGGTGGCTTTTGTTGACGAGAACGAACAGAATTTGCTGGAAGATCTGAAGGACAAGATCACGTATTTGGCATCGCATGTTGGCTTCATTGACGATCTTGATGCCCTGATAAGGAAATACGAGAGCAGCTACAATATTGGTGAATCTGGTTCCTCCTGCACGCTCACGTCTAAGAGCATCCAAAAACTCTCCAGCAGGGAGTTTCAAACATCAGCAATACAAGCAGTGAGTGGAGTTCTTGCCAAAAAAGTCAGTAGTTTGAGCTTTCCTAGTTCAGTCGTTCAGTCTCAGTTAACAGGTGCTGTATCAGGTCAAACATTGTCTGGCATTGTAAAGACAGAGTCAATTCACCCAGTGGGCTCAGCAGCGTCAGTAGTTGTTAAGACTTTTGTGTCAGATATGAAGTCCTTGGCTGAATCTGAAGAGAGTCCCCAACAGAAGAGTGCCTGGTCTGCTGCTGTTCACATTTACCACAGCATCCAAAACAACTTGAAAGATTATTTTGGCAAGCTTCAGCGATGTGCCTTAAAGAGCATTGTCACATCTGATGATAACATCACAAATGCTGAGTTTAAGGAGACAGTTCCACTTCCTTGCTTAAACATGAAATATAGGCCCAGTAAGAGTGAGCCTCAGTTGCCAGAGTCCACTGGTGCAGTTACTTTACAAAGAGGCCTAAGTGAGAGCTCAAAACTTCTTTGGGCACACACTGAGTCAGAAGAAAGCAAGCTCCTTCTGACAACTTGCACCAAAGAAGTCATCTCAGCGCTTCTGGTCTTGTACAACACTGAGATGTCAAAGGAGGACCCCCTGTACACTGTTGGAGAAAAAGGATCGGGCTTCtctattgagagagagaaatttgTAGAGGGTGTTCTGGCTCAGCTTGGGGATATCTCCCATTCCAGGGCCTCATCACCAATAGTATGTGAGTTCCCCTGTCAAAATGAGGACAGCAGAAGTAAGGCCACAGCTTCTTTGACCAGTCTGTTAGATTGTATTAGAAAACTCTCAAGTGAGGAATTTAAGAGAAATGCCACTCAAGCAGTGAGTGAGTTCCTAGTTAAAAAGTCCACCAGTAGCTTAACTAGTGCACAGCCTGCTTATTCTGTAGCATCCAGGTCTTGTTCCATTCAAAACCAGTACACATGGTCAAAGGATATTTGTGCGGATTCTGCTGCCTTTGGCATCATTGAAACATTTGTGGAAGACCTGCAGAGCTCGGCGCAACCTGcagaagtagaggagagagaacctgacctCCAGGAAAATGCACAAAAGCTACAGAGCAGGATCTGGTCTGCTACCACTAGTTTATATAACAATATTCAGAAGACATTAAAGGATTTCATCATTCATCAGCGGAGGTCAGACATGCTGAGCAGAATGTCTAGTCATATACCCACAGAGGACTCTGGACATCTTGGGACTAAGGAGCACATTTGTTTGGCAAGCCAGGACTTGAGGCAAGCTAGTAAGAGTGTGCCTCACTTGCACAGTTTGAACCTTGAAGTGGCTCTACACAGGGGTGTCAGCGAGAGTTCAAAACTTCTCTGGACTGAAACAGACGAGGCTCTACTGACCAATAGTACCAAAGAGGTCATTTCAACAATCTTGACCTCATGCGAGGATCAGACATCAAATGCACCTTGCTTCTCCACAGTAGGAAAGAAAATATCTGATATGTCCCTTGAGGTCAACATGTTGGTAGGTGGTGTTCTGTCTCAGCTGAAGGACACCTCCTTGTCAAGGTCCCCAACACCATGTCAAGACACGTTTGAACGTCTCCAAGGTTCTCCTGAGCTAACCACTGCAGTAAGTCTAGATTGCAGCACGGCTGCCtccaaaggcactgcatcttccCACAGTCTTTCAACAAAGAGCCTCCAAAAACTCTCTAGTCACGAGTTCCAAACCAAAGCTGAGAAAGGAGTGAGTGAGGTCATCTCTAGATCATTTAACATTGTGGAGGAAGGCGCAACAGATAAGTACCTCCAGTCTGTATCTACATCCACCACATCTACTGATATTATACAAACCATGGTGAAAGACCAGCAGGAGCTCACCCAGACCACCCAATCATCTGACATGGTATCTGGAACATCCCTGCTCACCACTGGACAGGTTTCTGAGAAAAGGATCTGGTCTGCTGCTTGTAACatctactacagtctgcaaagtaAGATTACGGAGTTTCTCAGAAAAGATCTTCAAAGATCAGACACAACACTTGGTTCAATCCAAATCTCTACCTATCAAAGCAGTCCTGCATCACAAAGAGCAAGTATCGGCCATCTTGAGGTCAACCAGAGCAGTGTTACACCTAGTGGAAACGATGCCTGTGTGGACATTCCGCACAAATTACTACCTAAAACCACTGAGCTCTCAGGATCCATGCTGGAGGATATTGGCACGATCCGTTGTAGGAGTGCTGACAGCCAAAATACAAGAAATACCTCTTCTTCacgctcctccatctctctaacacCTACTTCAAAATTAAGGCAGTCGAAATGGCACTTTGCCTTACCCGGGACTCCCATCCCCACTGAGTTTCCTGCTCAGATTGACTTTCCCATtgttagaaacacaatcattgagGACTTCTTTCACACAGAGGACTTACTTCCTGTAACCTTTGTGGACAAAGTCAGGCAAGCTGCTGGGGTGGTAGTGGACATTATGGTGGAAAGTGTTGAGAACACACAGGAAGATGGACAGGGTGCTTCTCATCTTGACGACCTCCGATCTGCTGttaggaaattgagaaaaatcATTTCCACTTGGACCATCCACATTTTCAGCCATGAATTTGTGGATAAAGTGATAGCCCTTCAGGACAGCCACAGCACTCCACAGGTCTTAACATTGGAAGCAGCCAAAAGTGCTTCAGACTCCATTCTTTCAAGGCTGAAATGGGGAAAGGAACAATGTGCCAAATCCAAGGAGCTCTCCTCTCAGCTTCTCCAGATATTTGCTGAAGAGACAGTGAAGGGCGTCCTGAGACAGTGGTCAGATGATTATGAAAACATAAACTTTGATGTTTCAGTCCAGAACGATCCAAAGACTTCTACTTGCATGGTCATTCTTCAAATGATCACCAAAGCCACTGCTAAATGTTATTTTGAGTCCACTACCAGCGTGGCCACCAGTGACATTGTAGAAGGCGTGTTTGATTTGGAAAGGGATACCATCAGCAGTACTGGAGAGCAGGTCCTCACCTTTAACACAAAG GGTTCCAAGAAAGTTAGTAAGAACCTCTGTCCTCAAGAGTCTCTGGagtaccagcctcagaacatttccCCTACTGTGTACTTTACAG AGACGATGACAACATCTCATGGCTCCTTTTCTCCAGAGGGAATTTATGATATCGCATCGTCCTTCCCACTTGAAGAGAAGAGCCGCAAACCCTCCCTTTTCACCAGATTGTCTAGATCCATCACGAAAGGCTTTCTCAGCCCATTCAAATCTTCAAGGAAAACCAAATGA
- the LOC116373951 gene encoding protein ANKUB1-like, with translation MHIKREPVVRVFSAVTGETLSVSGTVFLLSTSVARLMTLVSQQCGLPVSSFRLSSPTGLQLYDCNRLHDYAIDLGATLRLDTWDGWAEFLRGCFLGHRLTVQRHLSRERPVMRFQLRVALYIAASLGHLDLAGWLLERGVRVIEPVGVHPYREWCHQTAHPDVAKYPIELVRWPFD, from the exons ATGCATATCAAA CGGGAGCCGGTGGTGCGTGTGTTCAGTGCCGTGACGGGGGAGACCCTCTCAGTCTCGggcactgtgtttctcctgagtACGTCTGTGGCCAGGCTCATGACCCTGGTGTCCCAGCAGTGTGGGCTTCCCGTCAGCTCCTTCAGACTGAGCTCTCCCACCGGCCTGCAACTCTACGACTGCAACCGGCTGCACGACTACGCCATTGACCTGG ggGCTACTCTACGGTTGGACACCTGGGATGGGTGGGCGGAGTTCCTCAGAGGCTGCTTCCTGGGACACAGACTGACCGTCCAacgacacctgtctagggagagacctgtgATGAG GTTCCAGCTCCGGGTGGCACTCTACATCGCTGCTTCTCTGGGCCACCTGGACCTGGCCGGCTGGCTGCTGGAGAGGGGGGTGCGTGTCATTGAGCCGGTGGGGGTTCACCCTTACCGTGAGTGGTGCCACCAGACGGCCCACCCCGACGTCGCCAAGTATCCCATTGAActtgtccggtggccatttgattaa